A region of Pseudarthrobacter sp. NIBRBAC000502770 DNA encodes the following proteins:
- a CDS encoding histidine phosphatase family protein — protein sequence MTLTTFALVRHGQTDWNAERRLQGSTDIPLNDVGRGQARDAVAILAPYEWDAIVSSPLSRAAETADLIAEGLGLTVARRVPELTERSFGPAEGMQAGPELEALRIPGGFSGAESEDEAADRGLAALEALAEDYRGQRVLVVTHGTLLRVSLSRAIGQALGSVDNAALNLAHHHAVDGWKLEYFNGEPVLAATGS from the coding sequence ATGACCCTTACGACGTTCGCCCTCGTCCGCCATGGCCAGACCGACTGGAACGCCGAGCGCCGGCTGCAGGGATCAACCGACATCCCCCTGAACGACGTCGGACGCGGCCAGGCGCGGGACGCCGTCGCCATCCTTGCACCGTATGAATGGGACGCCATCGTCTCCTCGCCGCTGAGCCGGGCCGCGGAGACCGCGGACCTGATCGCCGAAGGGCTCGGGCTGACGGTGGCTAGGCGGGTCCCGGAGCTCACCGAGCGCAGCTTCGGCCCGGCCGAGGGGATGCAGGCCGGCCCCGAGCTGGAGGCGCTGCGTATTCCCGGCGGATTCTCAGGCGCGGAGAGTGAAGACGAAGCCGCGGACCGCGGCCTCGCAGCCTTGGAAGCCCTGGCGGAGGATTACCGCGGCCAGCGGGTCCTGGTGGTCACCCACGGCACCCTGCTGCGGGTCAGCCTCAGCCGCGCCATCGGCCAGGCCCTGGGCAGTGTGGACAACGCCGCCCTCAACCTGGCGCACCACCACGCGGTCGACGGCTGGAAGCTGGAATACTTCAACGGCGAGCCGGTCCTGGCAGCAACGGGCAGCTAA
- a CDS encoding phosphoketolase, translated as MAGSTGHHGMQDTMREDDVRPEGIGQGELELVDRWWRAANYLSVGQIYLRSNPLLREPLQAEDTKSRLLGHWGTTPGLNFIYAHLNRVIRRDNLEMLFVAGPGHGGPAVVANAWLEGTYSEIYAHVGNDEAGIAELFRQFSYPGGIPSHAAPESPGSISEGGELGYSLAHAYGSVFDNPQLVTAVVIGDGEAETGPLAASWHSHNFLDPAADGAVLPILHLNGYKIANPTILARMPEDQLEQLLRGYGHQPYFVTVQDPDNTEQAHRDFAAVLDRCLGEIKAIQDAHRQDPEAEKVGEGGHRWPMIVLRSPKGWTGPRTVDGLQVEGTWRAHQVPLSEVRTNGDHLKQLEEWLQSYRADELFDAEGRLRPDVARGAPAGDFRMSATPHANGGLLRRSLKLPAYRDHAVEVPNPGTDRVSPMITLGSWMRDVIAQNMDNFRLFGPDETASNRLQNVYEVTDKVWQYRIDDVDEHLARSGRVMEVLSEHLCQGWLEGYLLTGRHGVFNCYEAFVHIVDSMFNQHAKWLKVHRKLQWRQPVPSLNYLLSSHVWQQDHNGFSHQDPGFIDHAVNKKAEVIRVYLPPDANTLLSVMEHCLASTDYVNIVVSGKQPSPTWLGPADAANHCRRGLGIWTFAGSEVPGEEPDVVLACAGDVPTVETVAAAELLREGAPGLKVRVVNVVDLMRLQDDSEHPHGLPAHDFDGIFTPDKPVIFAYHGYPALIHRLAYRRTNQQGLHVHGYKEEGTTTTPFDMAMLNGIDRFTLAIDAIDRVPGLAGTHALLRQDLQDRRNRAREHTRTHGEDPEEIRNWKLGG; from the coding sequence ATGGCCGGCAGCACTGGGCACCATGGAATGCAGGACACGATGCGGGAGGACGACGTGCGGCCGGAAGGCATCGGGCAGGGGGAACTGGAACTCGTGGACCGCTGGTGGCGTGCCGCTAACTACCTTTCGGTGGGCCAGATCTACCTCCGCTCCAACCCGCTGCTGCGCGAGCCGCTGCAGGCTGAGGACACCAAGTCACGCCTGCTGGGGCACTGGGGCACCACGCCCGGGCTCAACTTCATCTACGCGCACCTGAACCGCGTGATCCGCCGCGACAACCTTGAGATGCTCTTCGTGGCCGGTCCAGGCCATGGCGGCCCCGCCGTCGTCGCCAACGCCTGGCTGGAGGGCACCTACTCGGAAATCTACGCCCACGTGGGCAACGACGAGGCCGGCATCGCCGAACTGTTCCGGCAGTTCTCCTACCCCGGCGGCATTCCCAGCCACGCGGCCCCCGAAAGCCCCGGTTCCATCAGCGAGGGCGGTGAGCTCGGGTACTCCCTGGCGCACGCCTACGGATCCGTGTTTGATAATCCCCAGCTGGTGACCGCCGTCGTCATCGGTGACGGCGAGGCGGAGACCGGTCCGCTGGCCGCCAGCTGGCACTCGCACAACTTCCTGGACCCCGCCGCGGACGGCGCCGTGCTGCCCATCCTGCACCTGAACGGCTACAAGATCGCCAACCCCACCATCCTGGCCCGGATGCCGGAGGACCAGCTGGAGCAGCTGCTGCGTGGCTACGGCCACCAGCCCTACTTCGTCACCGTGCAGGATCCGGACAACACCGAGCAGGCGCACCGCGACTTTGCCGCCGTGCTGGACCGCTGCCTGGGGGAAATCAAGGCCATCCAGGATGCCCACCGGCAGGATCCGGAGGCTGAGAAGGTGGGGGAGGGCGGGCACCGCTGGCCCATGATCGTCCTGCGCTCGCCCAAGGGCTGGACCGGCCCGCGCACCGTGGACGGGCTCCAGGTGGAAGGGACGTGGCGGGCGCACCAGGTGCCCCTGTCCGAGGTCCGCACCAACGGGGATCACCTGAAGCAGCTGGAGGAGTGGCTGCAGTCCTACCGCGCGGACGAACTGTTCGACGCCGAGGGAAGGCTTCGGCCCGACGTCGCCCGGGGCGCGCCCGCCGGTGACTTCCGCATGAGTGCCACGCCGCACGCCAACGGCGGACTGCTCCGGCGCTCACTGAAACTGCCCGCGTACCGGGACCACGCCGTCGAGGTCCCGAACCCGGGCACGGACCGCGTGAGCCCCATGATCACGCTCGGGTCCTGGATGCGGGACGTCATCGCGCAGAACATGGATAACTTCCGGCTGTTCGGTCCGGATGAGACGGCTTCCAACCGGCTTCAGAACGTCTACGAGGTCACCGACAAGGTCTGGCAGTACCGGATTGACGACGTCGACGAGCACCTGGCCCGGTCCGGCCGGGTGATGGAGGTGCTGAGCGAGCACCTGTGCCAGGGCTGGCTGGAGGGCTACCTCCTCACGGGCCGCCATGGGGTGTTCAACTGCTACGAGGCCTTCGTCCACATTGTCGATTCGATGTTCAACCAGCATGCCAAGTGGCTCAAGGTGCACCGCAAACTCCAGTGGCGCCAGCCGGTCCCGTCTCTGAACTACCTGCTGTCCTCGCATGTGTGGCAGCAGGACCACAATGGGTTCTCCCACCAGGACCCTGGGTTCATCGACCACGCGGTGAACAAGAAAGCCGAAGTCATCCGGGTGTACCTGCCGCCGGACGCCAACACCCTGCTGTCCGTCATGGAGCACTGCCTGGCGTCCACGGACTACGTGAACATCGTGGTCAGCGGCAAACAGCCCTCGCCCACGTGGCTGGGCCCGGCAGATGCCGCCAACCACTGCCGGCGCGGACTGGGGATCTGGACGTTTGCCGGCTCCGAAGTGCCCGGCGAGGAGCCCGACGTCGTGCTGGCCTGCGCTGGCGATGTCCCGACGGTGGAGACGGTGGCGGCCGCCGAACTGCTCCGCGAAGGCGCCCCCGGGCTTAAAGTCCGCGTGGTGAACGTGGTGGACCTGATGCGGCTGCAGGACGACAGCGAGCATCCGCACGGCCTGCCGGCCCACGATTTCGACGGGATTTTCACTCCTGACAAGCCGGTCATCTTCGCGTACCACGGCTACCCGGCGCTGATCCACCGGCTGGCGTACCGGCGCACCAACCAGCAGGGCCTGCACGTGCACGGCTACAAGGAAGAGGGGACCACCACCACCCCGTTCGACATGGCCATGCTCAACGGGATCGACCGCTTCACCCTGGCCATCGACGCGATCGACCGGGTGCCGGGCCTCGCCGGCACGCACGCGCTCCTGCGCCAGGACCTGCAGGACCGGCGGAACCGCGCCCGGGAGCACACCAGGACCCACGGCGAGGACCCGGAGGAGATCCGCAACTGGAAGCTGGGCGGCTGA
- a CDS encoding DUF429 domain-containing protein: protein MRTLGVDLAAATKKTAVAVIEWSDHRARLAHLSLDVDDQEIVDLFGSCDMSGVDCPVGWPDALVPFLTGHLNFDAGPVLAHDGIAGRRLLAYRDTDRFCTAQTGLIPLSVSADRLAHPAMRCAVIQAKIAAVHGPQLRDGSGRLAEVYPAASLKIWGLNGRGYKGRGVPEAERLGILLAALEEQAPWLDLGGHRDRITASDDLFDAVIASLTARAAARRRTLLPDDAHAAAARSEGWIHLPSCGLDVLPG, encoded by the coding sequence TTGAGGACCCTCGGCGTGGACCTGGCGGCGGCCACCAAGAAAACCGCGGTGGCCGTCATCGAGTGGAGCGATCACCGGGCCCGGCTGGCACACCTGTCGCTGGACGTGGACGACCAGGAGATCGTGGACTTATTCGGCAGCTGCGACATGAGCGGCGTCGACTGCCCCGTGGGCTGGCCGGACGCCCTGGTCCCGTTCCTCACCGGCCACCTCAACTTCGACGCCGGACCCGTCCTGGCGCATGACGGCATTGCGGGCCGGCGGCTGCTTGCGTACCGGGACACGGACCGGTTCTGCACCGCCCAAACCGGCCTGATTCCGCTGAGCGTTTCGGCTGACCGGCTGGCCCACCCTGCAATGCGCTGCGCAGTGATCCAGGCAAAGATCGCGGCGGTACATGGCCCACAGCTCCGGGACGGGTCGGGGCGTCTTGCCGAGGTGTACCCGGCGGCGTCACTGAAAATCTGGGGCCTCAACGGCCGGGGTTACAAGGGCCGCGGCGTCCCCGAAGCCGAACGCCTGGGCATCCTGCTGGCGGCCCTCGAGGAGCAGGCCCCCTGGCTGGACCTCGGCGGGCACCGGGACCGGATCACCGCTTCGGACGACCTCTTCGACGCCGTCATCGCCTCGCTGACCGCCCGGGCCGCCGCCCGCCGTCGAACGCTCCTGCCCGATGATGCCCACGCTGCAGCCGCCCGCAGCGAGGGCTGGATCCATTTGCCCTCCTGCGGCCTGGACGTGCTCCCGGGCTAG
- a CDS encoding carboxylesterase family protein produces the protein MTSQLLFHPPCGPVSGWCDGDVVRASGIPYARAPRFQAPVPVPDWTSEYAATSPAPACPQAPVPFLDDVLGTKYGELPGSEDCQNLSITLPGDLAPDEKLPVMVWIHGGSYTTGSGDLAIFDAARLVAENRIIVVSVTYRLGLFGFLATPAGRPGNLGLLDQLEAFRWVQRNIAAFGGDPGRVTAFGQSAGGDAIAHLMATPEAPHLFRRAIIQSAPLGITRGRAKMNHAMGIASDGVTDQTPAMDVVALEAQVTQVARKFGMLAAMPFGTQYGHDPLPGESGIEPAWNRTAPAIDVLIGHTSEEARLFLPRSPRLMRLAKVPFVGKAAVRAIDWVVTETVYGRATRRFARRHAKAGGRVHRYVMDWHAPGNIFGAAHTIDLPLLLGNRETWDGVGLIAGARWEDVDATGRAVRSLWAGFARGDDLGEAGGVDHALHYRRV, from the coding sequence GTGACGTCCCAGCTTCTGTTCCATCCCCCGTGCGGGCCCGTCAGCGGTTGGTGCGACGGCGACGTTGTGCGCGCCTCCGGCATCCCCTACGCCCGGGCCCCACGTTTCCAGGCCCCGGTACCGGTACCGGACTGGACCAGCGAATATGCCGCCACGTCTCCCGCTCCCGCTTGCCCACAGGCGCCAGTGCCGTTCCTGGACGACGTCCTGGGCACGAAGTACGGCGAGCTCCCGGGCAGCGAGGACTGCCAGAACCTTTCCATCACCCTGCCCGGTGACCTGGCACCGGATGAGAAGCTGCCCGTCATGGTGTGGATCCACGGCGGCTCCTACACCACGGGCTCCGGGGACCTTGCCATCTTCGACGCCGCACGGCTGGTGGCCGAGAACCGGATCATCGTGGTCTCGGTGACGTACCGGCTTGGACTGTTCGGCTTCCTGGCCACACCTGCAGGACGGCCCGGCAACCTGGGGCTCCTGGACCAACTCGAGGCCTTCCGGTGGGTGCAGCGGAACATCGCCGCTTTCGGGGGTGATCCAGGCCGGGTCACCGCGTTCGGGCAGTCCGCCGGCGGGGACGCGATCGCCCACCTGATGGCCACCCCCGAGGCTCCACACCTTTTCCGGCGTGCCATCATCCAAAGCGCCCCACTGGGCATCACCCGCGGCCGGGCGAAGATGAACCACGCCATGGGCATCGCCTCGGACGGCGTCACGGACCAGACCCCTGCCATGGACGTGGTGGCCCTCGAAGCACAGGTGACCCAGGTGGCCCGAAAGTTCGGGATGTTGGCTGCCATGCCGTTTGGCACCCAGTACGGCCACGATCCGCTCCCCGGGGAGTCCGGCATTGAGCCTGCCTGGAACCGGACCGCCCCGGCCATCGACGTGCTGATCGGCCACACCTCAGAGGAGGCCCGGCTGTTCCTTCCCCGCAGCCCGCGCCTGATGCGCCTGGCCAAGGTTCCGTTTGTGGGCAAGGCCGCCGTGCGCGCCATCGACTGGGTGGTCACCGAAACCGTGTACGGCCGGGCCACCCGCCGCTTTGCCCGCCGGCACGCGAAGGCAGGCGGGCGGGTCCACCGGTACGTCATGGACTGGCACGCTCCCGGGAACATCTTCGGCGCCGCCCACACGATCGACCTGCCGCTGCTCTTGGGCAACCGGGAAACCTGGGACGGCGTAGGCCTGATCGCCGGCGCCCGCTGGGAGGATGTGGACGCGACCGGCAGGGCGGTGAGGTCATTGTGGGCCGGTTTCGCGCGGGGTGATGACCTTGGCGAGGCCGGCGGAGTCGACCACGCCCTGCATTATCGGCGGGTGTGA
- a CDS encoding inorganic diphosphatase codes for MKHDVTIEIPKGSRVKYEVDHETGRVRLDRVLFTSMQYPTHYGYFENTLGEDGDPLDALVLLQDFDLHPGVIVESRPIGVFNMTDDGGGDAKILCVPVDARFDHIQEVSDVNEFLIKEIEHFFTRYKDLEPGKWVKAEGWGDRAAAEAELEASIKRYVPTGH; via the coding sequence ATGAAGCACGACGTGACCATCGAGATCCCCAAGGGATCACGCGTCAAGTACGAAGTTGACCACGAGACCGGCCGCGTCCGCCTGGACCGCGTCCTCTTCACCTCCATGCAGTACCCCACGCACTACGGGTACTTCGAAAACACCCTCGGCGAGGACGGCGACCCGCTGGACGCACTGGTGCTCCTGCAGGACTTCGACCTGCACCCCGGCGTCATCGTCGAATCCCGCCCCATCGGAGTATTCAACATGACCGACGACGGCGGCGGAGACGCCAAGATCCTGTGCGTGCCCGTGGACGCCCGCTTCGACCACATCCAGGAAGTCAGCGACGTCAACGAGTTCCTGATCAAGGAGATCGAGCACTTCTTCACCCGCTACAAGGACCTGGAACCGGGCAAGTGGGTCAAGGCCGAAGGCTGGGGCGACCGCGCCGCCGCCGAAGCCGAGCTGGAAGCCTCCATCAAGCGCTACGTCCCCACCGGACACTAG
- a CDS encoding D-alanyl-D-alanine carboxypeptidase/D-alanyl-D-alanine-endopeptidase, with protein MTTPTGGERLRDRRSQRSGSMAREARKPWHLVLAALVLIALTIPAALLVAPGFRGPEAPAAAVSAPAWQQAPATLSVPQVLAPLQPSAPVPAPPAVAAQVEPVLTADGGGTFTGMVQDALTGQVLFDRGGSESRVPASNLKLLTAVAALRTLGPDHRFTTKVVRGPAPGQVVLAGGGDVLLGAGESQPGQTLGHAGLATLAALTVQSLQATGTTGEIKVLVDDSLFTGPALNPNWLSGDVEAGEIAPLYPLALNSARFDPAVTTGPRPQDAAMSAAQEFAARLRAAGAGAALTVAAGVDRSPGAASAGAAVLAGVDSATVAEQVDLMLQVSDNYLAETMGRMAAVATGRPGSNDGATAAVTAELAAAAVTPDAVKLVDVCGLAMGNQVTARQFTDVVRAMTTGVDTRLRSALDGFPVGGLSGTLDTRYGDSTTSGGAGLVHAKTGTLNTVLALSGYVVDADGRLLVFSFIGNGLTPGAAGNKVALDRAATALAGCGCR; from the coding sequence ATGACCACACCAACCGGCGGGGAACGTTTGCGGGACCGGCGTTCCCAACGCTCCGGCAGCATGGCCCGGGAGGCAAGGAAGCCTTGGCACCTGGTCCTGGCCGCCCTGGTGCTGATCGCGCTAACCATCCCCGCGGCCCTGCTGGTGGCCCCCGGCTTCCGCGGACCCGAGGCCCCGGCGGCCGCCGTCTCTGCGCCCGCCTGGCAGCAGGCTCCCGCCACACTGTCCGTCCCACAGGTGCTTGCACCCCTCCAGCCTTCGGCGCCGGTGCCCGCACCGCCTGCCGTGGCGGCGCAGGTGGAACCGGTATTGACGGCCGACGGCGGGGGTACTTTCACGGGCATGGTGCAGGATGCGCTCACGGGCCAGGTCCTCTTTGACCGGGGCGGCTCGGAAAGCCGGGTGCCGGCGTCGAACCTCAAGCTGCTGACTGCCGTGGCCGCGCTTCGCACGTTGGGACCGGACCACCGGTTCACCACGAAGGTGGTGCGGGGCCCAGCTCCCGGGCAGGTGGTCCTGGCGGGCGGCGGGGACGTCCTCCTGGGGGCAGGGGAATCGCAGCCCGGACAGACCCTGGGCCACGCCGGCCTGGCCACGCTTGCCGCACTGACAGTGCAGTCCCTGCAGGCCACGGGCACCACCGGCGAGATCAAGGTACTGGTGGACGACTCCCTCTTCACCGGCCCGGCGCTGAATCCCAACTGGTTGTCCGGCGACGTGGAAGCGGGCGAAATCGCCCCGCTCTACCCGCTGGCCCTCAACTCCGCGCGCTTCGACCCCGCCGTCACCACCGGTCCGCGGCCCCAGGACGCTGCGATGTCCGCAGCGCAGGAATTCGCAGCCCGGCTCCGGGCCGCCGGTGCCGGGGCGGCACTGACCGTGGCGGCCGGCGTCGACCGTTCACCCGGCGCGGCCAGTGCCGGTGCTGCTGTCCTGGCCGGTGTCGACTCGGCCACCGTGGCGGAGCAGGTGGACCTGATGCTGCAGGTCTCGGACAACTACCTGGCCGAGACCATGGGCCGGATGGCGGCCGTGGCCACGGGGCGGCCCGGCAGCAATGACGGCGCCACGGCCGCAGTCACCGCCGAACTGGCGGCAGCGGCGGTCACCCCGGACGCCGTAAAACTGGTGGATGTGTGCGGGCTGGCCATGGGCAACCAGGTCACGGCCCGCCAGTTCACGGACGTGGTTCGCGCCATGACCACCGGCGTTGATACCAGGCTTCGCTCTGCCCTGGACGGGTTCCCGGTCGGCGGCCTGTCGGGCACCTTGGACACCCGCTACGGGGACTCCACCACCTCCGGGGGTGCCGGGCTGGTCCACGCCAAGACCGGGACCCTGAACACCGTGCTGGCGCTCAGCGGCTACGTGGTTGACGCAGACGGCCGGCTTCTGGTGTTCTCCTTCATCGGCAACGGACTGACGCCCGGAGCTGCCGGCAACAAAGTGGCGCTGGACCGGGCAGCCACCGCCCTGGCAGGCTGCGGCTGCCGCTAG
- a CDS encoding zinc-dependent metalloprotease has protein sequence MESTARESAPTLSPATQSNQAAQPNQSGQPNQSGQSNPAQALINWDLAASAAARLAPAGPVLDGKAIGDAVDSLRRLADASVPHVHEITGLEAARDLRDSSVLVVDRASWAKANTQSFAVMLKPAMQKMLDTRRGNLSPAAAQVSGAITGSQLGAVLAFLSSKVLGQYDPFAALAENSTAPAAGRLLLVAPNIISVERELNVAPEDFRLWVCLHEQTHRVQFAAAPWLRHHMLEQIDELSGHLLGNVDSLMERASAAARSLKDRSASGNTPGRGAILDLLQDPEEKAAISHLTAVMSLLEGHANVVMDAVDASIVPSVKTIRQRFNDRGKDRGVIEKFIRSLLGLDAKMRQYSDGARFVRAVVDVAGMEGFNKVWDSVDHLPTEPEIHDAKLWLDRMGL, from the coding sequence ATGGAGTCCACTGCACGCGAGTCCGCACCGACGTTGTCCCCGGCAACCCAGTCCAACCAGGCAGCCCAGCCCAACCAGTCAGGCCAGCCCAACCAGTCAGGCCAGTCCAACCCGGCGCAGGCCCTGATCAACTGGGACCTCGCTGCCTCTGCCGCGGCGCGGTTGGCCCCGGCCGGACCCGTGCTTGACGGAAAAGCCATCGGCGATGCGGTGGACAGCCTGCGCCGGCTCGCGGACGCATCCGTTCCCCATGTCCACGAAATCACCGGGCTGGAAGCCGCGCGGGACCTTCGCGACTCCTCCGTGCTGGTGGTGGACCGGGCGTCCTGGGCCAAAGCCAACACCCAAAGCTTCGCAGTAATGCTCAAGCCCGCCATGCAGAAGATGCTGGACACCCGCCGCGGCAACCTCAGCCCCGCTGCCGCCCAGGTCAGTGGCGCCATTACCGGCAGCCAGTTGGGCGCCGTCCTGGCTTTCCTGTCCAGCAAGGTCCTGGGCCAGTACGATCCCTTTGCGGCCCTGGCCGAGAACTCCACGGCCCCTGCCGCAGGCCGGCTCCTGCTGGTGGCGCCAAACATCATCTCGGTGGAGCGCGAACTCAACGTCGCCCCGGAGGACTTCCGGCTCTGGGTGTGCCTGCACGAACAGACGCACCGGGTGCAGTTCGCGGCAGCGCCGTGGCTGCGCCACCACATGCTGGAGCAAATCGACGAACTCAGCGGGCACCTCCTGGGCAACGTCGATTCCCTCATGGAGCGCGCCTCGGCTGCCGCGCGTTCGCTCAAGGACCGCTCTGCCAGCGGAAACACGCCGGGGCGCGGCGCCATCCTGGACCTGCTGCAGGACCCCGAGGAAAAGGCTGCCATCTCGCACCTCACTGCTGTGATGAGCCTCCTTGAGGGTCACGCGAATGTGGTGATGGATGCCGTGGATGCGAGCATCGTGCCTTCCGTCAAAACCATCCGGCAGCGCTTCAACGACCGCGGCAAGGACCGCGGCGTGATCGAGAAGTTCATCCGCAGCCTCCTGGGCCTGGACGCCAAGATGCGCCAATACTCAGACGGCGCCCGCTTTGTCCGCGCCGTGGTGGACGTGGCCGGCATGGAGGGCTTCAACAAGGTGTGGGACTCGGTGGACCACCTTCCCACCGAACCCGAGATCCACGACGCCAAGCTGTGGCTCGACCGGATGGGCCTCTAG
- the tilS gene encoding tRNA lysidine(34) synthetase TilS, translating into MLQNALAGAGYPRHVLVACSGGPDSLALAAVAAYFARRGHVDGHPLTVGAVVVDHQLQEGSGEVAARTAEALQDLGLQPVEIRTVTVAGAGMGPEAAAREARHAALEAAAGGQGAQAVVLGHTLDDQAEQVLLGLARGSGTRSLAGMRPVRPGAGNAVLLRPFLELRRADTEEICAVEELDPWHDPTNSDPSFARSRTRVEVLPHLEEKLGPGVAESLARTAAILQLDADYLEDVAESTYASLVVRDGRDLSLPEEELRALAPAIRFRVIAKAAADAGGQQPSYRRLLAAEALLRRQGSAGPVELPGGVAVYRLSLAQLEESKDAAAAGAPDGTGAVPREPARCGKLVFRPQKPPAK; encoded by the coding sequence CTGCTGCAGAACGCCCTGGCCGGCGCCGGCTATCCGCGCCACGTCCTTGTAGCCTGCAGCGGCGGACCGGACTCGTTGGCGCTCGCCGCCGTCGCCGCCTACTTCGCCCGCCGCGGCCACGTGGACGGCCACCCGCTGACCGTCGGCGCCGTGGTGGTGGACCACCAGCTGCAGGAGGGGTCCGGCGAGGTCGCCGCCCGTACGGCCGAAGCATTGCAGGACCTGGGTCTGCAGCCGGTGGAAATCCGTACCGTTACGGTGGCCGGTGCCGGAATGGGCCCCGAGGCCGCCGCCCGCGAAGCCCGGCACGCCGCGCTGGAAGCCGCAGCCGGAGGGCAGGGCGCGCAGGCAGTGGTGCTGGGCCACACCCTGGACGACCAGGCCGAGCAAGTACTGTTGGGCCTGGCCCGCGGCTCCGGCACGCGGTCCCTGGCGGGTATGCGGCCGGTCCGTCCCGGGGCCGGAAATGCCGTTCTCCTGCGCCCCTTCCTGGAACTCCGGCGGGCGGACACGGAAGAAATCTGCGCAGTGGAGGAGCTGGATCCCTGGCACGATCCCACCAACTCCGACCCCTCCTTTGCCCGGTCGCGGACCCGGGTGGAAGTCCTGCCGCACCTTGAGGAAAAACTTGGTCCCGGCGTCGCCGAATCCCTTGCCCGGACCGCTGCCATCCTGCAGTTGGACGCCGACTACCTCGAGGATGTGGCGGAAAGCACCTATGCCTCCCTGGTGGTGCGTGATGGCAGGGACCTGAGCCTGCCGGAGGAGGAATTGCGCGCGCTGGCGCCTGCCATCAGGTTCCGCGTCATCGCCAAGGCAGCGGCCGACGCCGGCGGGCAGCAGCCCAGCTACCGGCGGCTTTTGGCGGCGGAAGCACTGCTGCGGCGGCAAGGTTCCGCCGGTCCCGTGGAGCTTCCGGGCGGGGTGGCGGTGTACAGGTTGTCGCTCGCGCAGCTGGAGGAATCGAAGGACGCTGCCGCAGCAGGGGCCCCGGACGGTACCGGTGCCGTTCCCCGCGAACCCGCGCGCTGTGGGAAGCTAGTATTCCGGCCTCAAAAACCGCCCGCAAAATAG
- the hpt gene encoding hypoxanthine phosphoribosyltransferase — protein MDSNDVQADLKHVLYTKEQIQQRITELAAQIDKDYEGREILIVGVLKGAVMVMADLARALHSHISMDWMAVSSYGSGTQSSGVVRILKDLDTDLMGKDVLIVEDIIDSGLTLSWLKTNLESRGTASVEICTAFRKPTAAKVQIDVKYVGYDIPNEFVVGYGLDYAEKYRNLDFVGTLAPHVYE, from the coding sequence GTGGATTCAAACGACGTCCAGGCAGATCTCAAGCACGTTCTCTACACCAAGGAACAGATCCAGCAGCGGATCACCGAACTCGCCGCACAGATCGACAAGGACTACGAGGGACGCGAAATCCTCATTGTTGGCGTCCTCAAGGGTGCCGTCATGGTCATGGCCGACCTGGCCCGGGCGCTGCACAGCCACATCTCCATGGACTGGATGGCCGTGTCCTCCTACGGCTCCGGTACGCAGTCCTCCGGCGTGGTGCGGATCCTCAAGGACCTGGACACGGACCTGATGGGCAAGGACGTACTGATCGTCGAGGACATCATCGACTCCGGCCTGACCCTGTCCTGGCTCAAGACCAACCTGGAATCCCGCGGCACCGCCTCCGTGGAAATCTGCACCGCGTTCCGCAAGCCCACCGCGGCCAAGGTGCAGATCGACGTCAAGTACGTCGGCTACGACATCCCCAACGAATTCGTGGTGGGCTACGGCCTGGATTACGCGGAAAAGTACCGCAACCTGGACTTCGTGGGCACCCTGGCCCCGCACGTTTACGAGTAG